From a single Lolium rigidum isolate FL_2022 chromosome 7, APGP_CSIRO_Lrig_0.1, whole genome shotgun sequence genomic region:
- the LOC124677019 gene encoding ATPase GET3B-like, whose protein sequence is MAALLNPTARRLAVAAFRRLSTPPAVEPFVANWSTQARHNSSLVEVNGGFGEMVSSTQKYYVFGGKGGVGKTSLAASLAVKFANHGEPTLIVSMHPAHSLGDTLEQDLSGGKIVPVTGVDSLFAAEIGHVDAKEDSSSFGSSMRNMLGKIGLGVLADPLGKNKLHEMLMKTPGLGEGIAISKLIQIVELQESNKFRRIVLDTGATGHTLNLLSAATLMEKFLSMANKAANVASSYPALKSVFGKEQIDPAKIEELRQQIARVRDLIQDPQLTEFLIVTIPTVMAITESSRFHASLKKDGAPATRLVVNQVLPLSASECRFCAVKRKEETWALNMISADRELGGLKLIQAPLQDVEVKGVPALRFFSDVVWK, encoded by the exons ATGGCGGCTCTCCTAAACCCTACGGCTCGGCGGCTCGCCGTCGCTGCCTTCCGCCGCCTTTCTACGCCGCCGGCGGTGGAGCCCTTCGTAGCCAACTGGAGCACCCAAG CAAGACACAATTCCAGTCTGGTGGAGGTTAATGGCGGATTTGGTGAGATGGTTTCCAGCACACAGAAGTACTACGTGTTCGGAGGCAAAGGTGGTGTTGGGAAAACAAGCTTGGCGGCATCGCTCGCTGTGAAGTTTGCCAACCATGGTGAACCGACGCTCATAGTCTCTATGCACCCAGCACATTCACTGGGTGATACACTCGAACAA GACCTGAGTGGCGGTAAAATCGTACCTGTCACTGGAGTTGACTCTCTTTTTGCGGCCGAG ATTGGCCATGTGGATGCGAAGGAGGACTCTTCTAGTTTTGGATCTTCAATGCGTAACATGCTGGGCAAGATAGGGCTTGGAGTTCTTGCTGATCCG CTGGGAAAAAATAAGCTGCATGAAATGCTGATGAAAACTCCTGGATTGGGGGAAGGCATTGCAATTTCaaag CTGATACAAATCGTCGAACTGCAAGAGAGCAATAAATTTAGGCGCATTGTTTTGGATACTGGGGCCACT GGGCATACACTTAACCTTTTGTCTGCTGCTACTTTAATGGAGAAGTTCCTCAGTATGGCCAATAAG GCTGCGAATGTAGCATCTTCATACCCTGCTCTTAAATCAGTTTTTGGGAAAGAGCAAATAGAT CCTGCCAAGATAGAGGAACTGAGGCAGCAGATTGCCAGAGTACGTGATCTTATACAAGACCCACAGTTAACCGAATTTCTCATTGTGACGATTCCTACG GTGATGGCCATTACAGAATCATCAAGGTTTCATGCTTCTTTAAAGAAGGATGGTGCGCCAGCAACAAGGCTTGTTGTAAATCAAGTATTGCCTTTATCTGCCTCTGAATGCAGATTTTGCGCTGTAAAACGGAAG GAAGAAACATGGGCCCTCAATATGATAAGTGCGGATCGTGAACTTGGTGGCCTAAAGCTAATCCAAGCACCACTGCAGGATGTGGAGGTCAAAGGCGTCCCTGCTCTCAGATTCTTCAGTGATGTGGTATGGAAATAG
- the LOC124677020 gene encoding 60S ribosomal protein L34, with translation MVQRLTYRKRHSYATKSNQTRVVKTPGGKLVYQYTKKRASGPKCPVTGKKIQGIPHLRPTEYKRSRLSRNRRTVNRPYGGVLSGPAVRERIIRAFLVEEQKIVKKVLKIQKTKEKQPSK, from the exons ATGGTGCAGCGCCTGACGTACCGGAAGCGCCACAGCTACGCGACCAAGTCCAACCAGACCAGGGTCGTCAAGACCCCAG GAGGGAAGCTCGTGTACCAGTACACCAAGAAGAGGGCCAGCGGGCCGAAATGCCCGGTCACCGGCAAGAAGATCCAGGGG ATTCCTCACCTTAGGCCCACTGAGTACAAAAGATCCAGATTATCCAGGAACAGGAGAACTGTGAATCGTCCTTATGGTGGTGTTTTATCTGGTCCAGCTGTTAGGGAGAG GATCATCCGCGCTTTCCTTGTTGAAGAGCAAAAGATCGTGAAGAAGGTTCTGAAGATCCAGAAGACCAAGGAGAAGCAACCATCGAAGTGA